The DNA segment ACCGGAGGGCCCTTCCGTGAACGGCAGTACGTCAGGCAATGAATTGCTCATTCGCCCTCGAACCACCGGGGACCTGGCTCAGGCAGCTGCTGCCCTGGTTACGGTGCACGAAGCGGACGGCTATCCCGTGGAAGGCGTAGAGGATCCAGAGGCATGGCTGTCTCCGTCCGAGCTGTTGACTGCCTGGGTGGCGGAACTTTCCGGGCGGGTTGTGGGGCACGCGGCCGTCAGCGGCATGGACGGCTGCCGAACCGGAACTCTTGAGCGGCTCTTCGTGCTCCCTGATGCACGGCGGCATCGAGCGGGCGAACGTCTGATTCGGGCTGCGGAGGAGTACGCGCAGGCCCAGAAGCTTGCCCTGGAACTGGAGGTGCTGACCAAGGATGAGGCCGCTATCCGTCTCTACAAACGCCTGGGGTGGACTGAGACTGGGCAGCGGACGCATCGCCTGGACATCGGAGACTCGTACCCAGCGCTTACCTTCGTGGCGCCGAAGGTGCCGACATCCCAGGCTCGCTCTAGCGGTTGACCTGACAGGGGAAGACCCCGGTTCCACCACGGGCCGGGGCCTTCCCCTGTCGGCCGCTAGACGCTAGATAGCTGATCAGAGGTCATGCAAGGTGCTAGCAGTGCTGCTAGACCTAGCAGGAGGTGATGCTAGGTCTAGCAGTAGTCGACCTGCTGCATCGGCTACGCAAGGTGATAGAGCGAGCGGCAAGCCGCACATCCCCTTGGCAGCTCGCTCCGCGAGCGCGCGCACCGCGTCGGCCGACCCGGCACCGTGACGCGGCGCGGGCCCGGCGGTGCGGGACCTGTCCGAGGGCCGGAGTTCTGCGTCACCGCGTCATCAACGTCACCCGCTTCCTCTGACCAGCACTTTTAGGGTGACGCAGAGGGCTGGGGGTGCGTCATCGGTGACGCAGAGCCGCGTCATCGGGTGACGCAGGTGACGCACGATGACGCAGGATTCAGCCTCTGCGTCACCCCCCTTCCCTGCAGGTCAAACCCTCTTTTGCCGTGCCGGGGTGACGCGGTGACGCAGACCTTCCCTACCTAGGAAAAAGAGGGAGGTTTTGTAGTGCCACAAGAGGGGGTGGCCGTGCCAACAAGAGGAGCACCCTGGGCGCTCGACGGGGTGCTCCTCTTGCTTGTGAGCGGGAAGCGGAATCCGCACGGCCGGAGAGACCGCGCGCCGGAGGAGAGGTCAGCGTCCACACCCCTCCACCTTAAGAACCGTCTTGACCTGCGGTGATGCTCTTAAGAGGAGCGAGGCTTGCGGACGCTGCGGACGCTAGTGGACGCTAAACAGTTTGTTTAGCGTCCACGCGATCTGTGCAGGTCAGGGTTGGTGCGCCACCTTCTGCGGACGCTGTGGACGCTGTCTTCCCTTAAATCTCTAGGATGAGAGGGGATGAGAGCCAAGCGGAATTCACCACCCCCCACTGAAAAGCCTCTGTAAGCCGTCGGGGAGGGCGGGGCCGGATGCCCCTTCAGGCCTCACAGCCCTCTGCGGCTCAGGCGTGGCTACTGACGGCTTTCAGTGGGGGGCTTGCCCTCGGAGCCTCGGGAGAAGAGACCACGGCCGCCGCAGAGTGGTCTCTTCGTCTTCACTACGTGGCGAAGATGAGCCTGGCCATGGGCCTTCTACTGACGGGACTCGTAGAGCTCCCACGCACGTTCCAGGGTCTCCACAGCGGCCGGAATCGCCCCCCGGTCCTCCAAGTACTCTCGCTGCCCCTTGAGCTGCTTCCCGCTGGGCCAGTCCGGATCTGCGGCAACGTCCCGCGCCAGGTCACCGATGGCGCTCCGATCCTTCGCGTGCGTTTTCAACCATGCGGTGAAGCCGTGAGATTGAGTCATCCCTACATCCTTTCACCGCCGTGCCAGCGGTGTGAGTTCTTTCGGGGAGGGAGGGGAGCCACACCCCTGGCGCATGGTTTCTAGGCCCTTTCTGGTGCCCCGTCGGCCTGCCTCCCCAGCCTCCCCAGACTCCCCAACTGGGGCGCTATTGCAGGTCAGTGCCGGGGAGGCGGGTTGGGGAGGCAGTTGGGGAGTTCTCCCCACGATGCCGGCGCCTCCCCAACTGCCTCCCTCACCCCGAACGGTGGTCCAGCCAGGTATTCCAGGGGCGGGCTGCACCCCCTCTACCCCCACTACCTTGCAGGTCAGACCCCACTACCTACTCCCTCTACCGAGATAGAGGGGCCCCACTACGTGAGCCGCCGGGTAGAGGGGACTTCGGCGGGCTCCCAACGTGGTGGGTCGAGTAGAGAGCCCCCTCTACCCGGGCCGCCTGTGGGCCGTCCGAGAGTGGCCAAGGGTGACCAATGACGACCAACGCCAATCGCTAGAACCCTGGTCAGAGCCGGGGTCAGGCCCCTGCGACCGACGCCAGGTACGCGTTGGTCTTCTCCGGGTCGAAGAAGAAGTTGTCGAAGTCGGCCGGGTCGTTGAACCCGTTGGCGAAGCGGTCCGCCACCGGCTGGAGCTGCCCCGCGGCGCCGATCAGGTTCAGCACGTGCTCCGGGGGTACGCCCAGCATCGCGTTCGTCCACTTGGTGACGTGCTGCGCCGTCTCCCAGTACCGGTCGAACGTCTGCTGCATCCACGCCTCGTCGAAGGGCCGGTCGCCCCGCTCGACGATGGAGCCGAGGTAGGCGGCGGCGCACTTCGACGCCGAGTTGGAGCCCTGGCCGGTGATCGGGTCGTTCGCCACGACCACGTCGGCGACGCCGAGGACCAGGCCGCCGCCGGGCAGCCGGCCCACCGGGTTGCGAACCGTGGGGGCGTAGCGGCCGGAGAGCGTGCCGCCCGCGTCGGTCAGTTCGGCCTTCGTGGCCCGCGCGTACTCCCAGGGCGTGAACTTCTCCATGAGTTCCAGCGTGAGGGCCAGGTGCGCGGAGGGGTCCTTGATGCCCTGGAAGGCGTCCAGCGGGCCGCCGGGTACGCCCTCCCAGAAGAGGATGTCCGCACGGCCGCTGTTGGTGAGGGTGGGCATCACGAACAGCTCGCCGACGCCCGGGACGAGATTGCAGCGCACCGCGTCGAAGTCGGGGTGCTCGGGGCGTACGCCCATGCCGTGCACGTACGACACCGCGAGCGCGCGCTGCGGCACGGAGAACGGCGAGCGCGACGCGTCCCGGCCGAACATCGAGACCAGTTCGCCCTTGCCCGCCGAGACCATCACCAGGTCGTACGTCCGGGCGAAGAAGTCCAGGTCGGAGACTGCCGCACCGTGGATGACCAGCTGGCCGCCGCGCCGCGCGAAGGTCTCCATCCAGCCGGCCATCTTCACGCGCTGGTCGACGGACTGGGCGTAGCCGTCGAGCCTGCCGACCCAGTCGACGGCACGGGAGGAGTCGGGGCCGGCCACCGAGACGCCCAGGCCCTCGATCTTCGGCGCCTGCGACTCCCAGAAGTTGAGCTGGAGGTCGCGCTCGTGCTGGAGCGCCGTGTGGAACATGCACTGCGTGGACATGACTCTGCCGGAGCGGATCTCGTCGGCCGTGCGGTTGGACATGAGCGTGACCTCGTAGCCCTGGGACTGAAGGCCGAGAGCCAGCTGGAGCCCGGACTGACCGGCTCCGACGATGAGTATCTTCCGCATGGCGGGTTGTTCTCCTATTCGGGGGTGGTGTCGAGTGCGTGCCCCACCAGGGCAAGCAGTGACTCGACCACCGTCATTCTGTTACGCGCGTCCATGATCAGTACAGGCACGTGCGGAGGAATCGTCAGGGCCTCCCGCACGTCCTGTGCCTCGAAGTCCGGCGTGCCCTCGAAGTGGTTGACCGAGACGATGTACGGCAGCCCGCAGCTCTCGAAGTAGTCGAGCGCGGGAAAGCAGTCGGCGAGCCTGCGGGTGTCGGCGAGCACTATCGCGCCGATCGCGCCGCGCACCAGGTCGTCCCACATGAACCAGAAGCGCTGCTGCCCCGGCGTGCCGAACACGTAGAGCACGAGGTCGTCGTCGAGCGTCAGCCGGCCGAAGTCCATCGCGACCGTGGTGGTCAGCTTGTCCGGTGTGGCGCTGAGGTCGTCGGTCTCCTCGCTCGCCTGGGTCATCAGGGCCTCGGTCTGGAGCGGGGTGATCTCCGAGACGGAACTGACGAAGGTCGTCTTCCCCACGCCGAAGCCGCCCGCCACCACGATCTTGGTGGCTATGGGGGCCCGGGTGCGGTCGTTCTGCCAGGCCTGGACGGACTCTTCGGCCTCGGCGGGGATCAGCGTCTCAGAGACGGCGGAGTCCACTCAGCACCCTTTCGAGCAAAGCGCGGTCGGGCTGGCCTTCGCCGTGCCCGGTACCGTACACACGGATCTTTCCCTGGTCTGCGAGGTCGCTGAGCAGGACGCGGACGACCCCCAGCGGCATCTTGAGCAGCGCCGAGATCTCCGCGACGGTACGCATCCGGCGGCAGATCTCGACGATGGCACGCATCTCCGGCATGAGGCGCGCGGGGCCGTTGGCCAGCTCCGGGCGCTCCGGTGACGCTTCGATCGCGGCCACGAAGGTCTCGACGAAGAGGATGTGGCCGAATTTGGTGCGGCCGCCGGTGAGCGAGTACGGGCGTACTCGCGCGGGGCGGCGATCCGGGTTACGGACCGGAAGGGCCGGGGTCACTGGGCGCTCTCCATCGATTTGCGCAACTCGCTGCGGAGTTCGGGGGTGAGGACATGACCGGCGCGCCCGACGAAGAGCGCCATGTGGTACGCGACGACGCTCATGTCGCAGTCCGGTGTGGCATGGACTCCCAGCAGCGAACCGTCGCTGATCGACATCACGAAGACGCTGCCCTCCTCCATCGCGACCATCGTCTGCTTGACGCCTCCGCCGTCCATCAGCTTCGCGGCGCCGATGGTGAGGCTGCCGATGCCGGAGACGATGGTGGCGAGATCGGCGGCCGACCCCTTGGGGCCGCCCTGCCGGACGGGCCGGACCGCGCCGGCTGCCGAGACCTCGGGGTCCGACGAGAGCAGCATCAGCCCGTCGGACGAGACGACGGCGACCGAACGGAGCCCTGGGACCTCCTCCACGAGGTTCTTCAACAACCAGTGCAGGTTGCGGGCTTCACTGCTGAGTCCGAATGTGCTGGGCGCAGTCAACTGCGTGCCTCCTCGACACTGTCCCCCGTGTCATCGGTAGGTACAACATCCGATCTCTGCTCCGAGATCTCCGTTTCGACGTCCTTGCGGCCGTCCTTCGCTCCCTGGTGGAAGCCGCCGAGCCTGCTGCGCAGGGCCGCGGCGTCCACGCCGCCGGTGCGCTGCTTCGGGGCCGTCCCGGTGGGCTTGGTGACCTTGGGGACGCGCTTGGGCAGCCCCTTGTCGGTGATGCGTCCGGCCCCCTGCTCCGGGACACCGCCGGTGGCGGGGTCCGGGCCGGGTTCCGCGGCGGCCGGGCCGGGCTGCCGCACGGGCTCGGGTGCGGGCTCCGGCTCCGCTACGGGGCTGGGGCGCCGCATCATGAAGGTGGGCTCGTCCACCTCGTCGGGGGTGCGCTCGTGGGCGTCGGCCCCGATCTCGTAACGCGACCTGGTCGGGATCGTGTTGGAGTTGGCCTCGGCCGCCGAGCCCGGCAGGCTGATGCCGGGTGCCGACCCTGCGTCCGGGACGAAGTGCGCCGGGGTGACCGGGGGTTCGTCCGGCAGCAGCGCGCTGGGCAGCACGACGACGGCGGCCACCCCGCCCTGCTTCTGTTCGCGCAGCTCGATCCGTACGCCGTGCCGCTTGGCGAGCAGCGAGGCCACGTGGAGGCCGAGCCCGGACTGCTCGTCGCCGGGTGCCCCCGGGCGGGACGCCTCGGGGTCGGCGAGCAGCGCGTTGAGTTCGGTGCGCCGGCCGGGCGACATACCGATGCCCTCGTCCTGTACGGAGAGCATCACCTCGCCGTTCTCCAGGAGCCAGCCGGAGAGCTGGACGTGGGCCTCCGGCGGCGAGAACGCCGTGGCGTTCTCCAGCAGCTCGGCGACGAGGTGGCTGATGTCGTCGGCGGCGAAGCCCACGACGAGGGAGTGCGGCGGCAGGGACTGGATGGCGACCCGCTCGTACCGCTCGATCTCGCTGACCGAGGCACGCAGCACGTCCACCAGAGGTACCGGACCGCCGCTCTGGCCGGGGCCGTGCTCGGTGCCCGCGAGGACCAGCAGGTTCTCGCCGTGGCGGCGCAGCACGGTCGCCAGGTGGTCGAGCTTGAAGAGGGTGGCGAGCGCTTCCGGGTCCTGCTCGCGCTCCTCCAGGCCCTCGATGATGGTGAGCTGACGCTCGATCAGGCCGAGGGAGCGCAGCGAGAGGTTGACGAAGGTCGCCTGAACGGTGTGGCGCAGCCGGTCGAGACGGGCGGTGACCTCTGCGGTGTCCGCCTCCAGCATGGCGCGTTCGGCGTCGAACCGGTCCCGGCCGCCCCGCAGCTCGCGCTCGTCGCCCGCGAGGGCGTCGGCGCGGGCACCCGCGGCCAGCACCCTGCTGTGCAGGGCGTTGATGGACCGGACGACCTGGGCGAACTCGTCGTTGCGGCCGGTGAAGGCGATCGGCTCCTCCGACTCGGGGGCGCCGGCCAGGCGCGCGGCGCCGATCCGGAGCACGGCGAGCGGGCGGGTGAGCGTACGGGCGACGGCGGCGCCGACCCCGATGGTGAGGAGCAGCAGCACCCCGGCGAGGGCGATCCGCAGTTCGAGCGCGGTCACGGCGTCGTCGCGGAGCGCGGCGAGCCGTTTGGCCTGCCGGGTGGCGAGCGACGCCTCGACACCGCGCATCTGGTCCGTGCGTGCGCCGAGCGCGGCGCCGAGCTTGGCCGGGTCGGTCTTGAGGTCCGCCGCGGAGAGCGTGGGCCGGTCGGCGAGGTGTGCGAGATAGGCCTCGGCGGTGCTGACCTCCGGGCCCGACACCGTGGAGGCGAGCGACTCCTGGTCGGCGGGGTCCGCGGCCTGGTCGAAGTCGGCGAGGGCCGCGAGTTCGCGGACCCTGGCCTGCTGGGCCGCCGCGCTCAGCCCGTCCCGGGTGCGGCCGCCCTCGCCGCCGGTGTCACCCGGCTGCTGGACGTAGGTGCCGGTCACCGGGTCGTACACGGGGGCCGATGCGGGGCGCGGGACGGCAAGCGCGCCGAGCAGCAGCCCGCGGGTCTGTGAGGCCTGCCCGACCGCGTGGCCGAGGTCGACCCCGGCACGGGTGGCCGCCGCGGCCTCGGGCGGTGTCCGGTCGGCGAGTTGGTCCGAGGTCTCCTGGACCTTCTCGATCAGGTCGGAGTACGCCTTGTTGGCTTCGAGCGCGGTGCTCTTGCCGGTCAGGGCCGTCCGGCGGACGGAGGGGAGGGTGGCGAGATCGTGCCGGAGGGCGGCGGGTGCGGCCGCGCCGATCTCCGCGATGTCGCTGTCGACGCGGGTGGCCCGGTCGGCTGCCAGTTTGTCCTTCTTGGCGCGCCCGCCCGCGATGTAGACCGTGACGTCGTCCCGCTCGTCCGCGAGGTCGTGCGCCAGGGAGACGGTCTGCTGGTCCAGGTCACCGAGGGTGACCAGCCGCTGGGCGTCGGTCAGTTCGGCCGAAGCGCTGTAGACCGCGGGGGCACTCGCCGCGAGGACGGCGAGACCGACGACGGCCACACCGGCGACCAGGCGCCTGCGTACCCGGACGGTGCGCTCGGGCGGCGCGCCTCTGTTGCCCCGAAGCCGCTTGTTCTGCACCGGTGCTCACAATCTTGACTCGTCCACGCATGACGCCGAGGTGATGACTGATCACAAGGATGCGCTCCCACCTCTGGTACGGCTTCTGACCATTCCAGTGGTTTTGGGAGGGGAGTGCGCATCACCAGGTCAGCCACCTGAACGAGTGAACATCAACAGCAAGTTGGCGAACAACTCTGCGCCCCGCGCACGCGGTGCGTGCACGGGGCGCCGGTTGGAACTTCCGGACCGGCTTTGGCAGGATGCGCGCCCGCAGCGCGTCGGCGCCGTCACGGAGTCGTACATTCCGTGCCAAGTTCCACGGCCGGCGTGGCGGTCCGTACCATTCGCCCGCGACTGTGCGCCCTCCGTGAAGGCCTCAGGCAGACTGAACGGTATGCGGATCGAACTCGCCTCCACCCCCGGCACCCCCGAACGCCCCAACGAGGACTGGACCGGTGCGGTCCTGCCTGCCGCGGGGCGGGGCGGGCTGCTCGTGCTGCTCGACGGCGTGACACCGCCCGCGGGGGCGGACGGATGTGTGCACGGTGTGCCGTGGTTCACCGCCCGGCTCGGCGGCTCCCTGGTCGAACTGTCCGGTTCGCGACGGGATATGAGCCTGCGTGAGGTACTCGCGGAGGCGATTCGCCTTACCGCCGAAGCGCACGGCTCAATCTGTGACCTTTCTCACGTGCGGACCCCGCAGGCAACCGTCGTCATGGCGCGCTGGTCCGGCGAGACGGTCGAGCACCTGGTGCTGTCCGACTCGGTCCTGCTGATCGAGGACGCCTCGGGGGACGTACGCGCGGTGCTGGACGACCGCCTCGACCGGCTGCCGCGCGAGGTACTGGCGACCGACGCGACGGCCGACGCCGTACGGAACCAGGAGGGCGGGTTCTTCACCGCGGCCGCCGATCCGGCGGTGGCGGCGCGCGCGGTGACCGGACGCACGCCCCTGGCGGAGGTGCGGGCGCTGGCCGCGCTCAGCGACGGCGCGAGCCGCTGGGTGGAGGTGTTCCGGGAGGGGGACTGGGCCGAGTGCCTCGCGGTGCTGCGCAAGGAGGGTCCGCAGGCCCTGATCGGGCGGGTGCGGGCGCTGGAGGACGCGGACACGGACCGCGTGTTCCTGCGGAACGGCAAGACGCACGACGACGCGTCGGCCGTGCTGCTGGAGCCGTAGGACTCCCCGGCCGGGCGGAGAGCCCGCGGCCCCGGCCCAGCGGCCCGCCCGCACTCCGCGCCCGGCCCCGGGCTCAGTCCTCGGCCCGGGCGTTCAAGTGGTGCAGCAGGCGGGCGAGTTCCGCGACCTCGGCCCGGTCCCAGCCGTCCAGCTTGCGCACGTATTCGGCCCGGCGCGCGTCCCGTACTCGCCGCATCCGTTCGCGCCCCTCGACGGTGAGCTGTACCAGGAAGGCGCGCCCGTCCCCGGGATCCTGCTCACGGGTGACCAGCCCGAGGTCCTCCAGGGACCGCAGTTGACGGCTCATGGTCGCCCGGCCGACTCCGATGTAGGCGGCCAGGTCGGTGGCCCGCTGTCCGCCGAACTCGTCGAGGCAGACCAGCAGTCCGTAGGCGGCGGCCTCCAGATCGGGATGGACGGCGCGCGACATCTCACCGGACGAGGCCCGCGCACGACGCAGGAAAACAGCCAACTCCCGTTCCAGCGCCAGGAATTCATGGTCCACACCACTCTTGGGCGCGACGGGGAGTTCACTTCCAGTACCGCTGTCGTGCACGTCAGCACCCCTTACGAGCTTTCCCGATCCTGAAAGTTTCTTTCAGCCTCTGCCATCGCCGCAGCTTGGCCAGTATTTCGCAGGAGTAGACCAACGGCAGCACCCGGGCCCCCTTCCGCCGTACGGGTCTACGTGCGTAGCGTCGTCACCGCCGACATGTTCACATGTTCACAACACGACATGCCGGGAGACTTCCCCCAGCTCCCCCACCGAGCCTTTCGGAGGCACGCACATGCCCGTGCTCAGATCCGGAACGGCCCGACGCGGACGCATTGCCGCAGTCGGGATTCTTCTCGCCTTCCTCACCTCCCTGCTGGCCCTGCCCGGCCAGGCGTCCGCAGCCGACAGTCCCGTCGCCCCCGCGCGCGGCACGGCGACCATGGGGATGGGCGTCATCGCCCACGACGGCCAGGGAGGCACCCCCCACGACACCCGCGCCGCCCAGACCGAGGGCGTCGACGTCTCCGGCTACCAGGGCAACGTCAACTGGGCGACGCTGTGGGGCAGCGGTGTGCGGTGGGCCTACACCAAGGCCACCGAGGGCAACTACTACACGAACCCCTCCTTCACGCAGCAGTACAACGGCTCGTACAACGTCGGGATGATCCGCGGCGCGTACCACTTCGCGACGCCCAACGACTCCAGCGGTGCGAACCAGGCGAACTACTTCGTCAGTCACGGCGGCGGCTGGTCCCGCGACGGCAAGACCCTGCCGGGTGTGCTGGACATCGAGTGGAATCCGTACGGCGACGCCTGCTACGGCCTGAGCGCGGCATCGATGGTCGCCTGGATCCACGACTTCGCCACCACCTACAAGTCGCTCACCGGGCGCGACGCGGTCATCTACACCGCGACCAGCTGGTGGACGCAGTGCACGGGGAACAACAGCAGCTTCGGGGCCACCAACCCGCTCTGGATCGCCCGCTACGACTCGGCGCCGGGCGCGCTGCCCGCGGGCTGGGGCTTCCAGACGATGTGGCAGTACACCTCGACCGGACCGACGGTCGGTGACCACGACAAGTTCAACGGCGCGCTGGACCGGGTGCAGGCACTCGCCAACGGCTGACCCCGCGATCCGCACAGGGGCCCCCGGCAAGCTGCCGGGGGCCCCTTGGTGAGGCGCAGCCGTTCAGGCGGCCGCCGGGACCCGTACCTCCGCCGGGGACAGGGCGATGTCCAGGACCTGGCGTACGTCCGTCACCGGGTGCACCTCCAGGGTGTCGAGCACCTCGGCGGGGACGTCGTCCAGATCGGCCTCGTTCCGCTTGGGGATCACCACGGTCGTGATGCCCGCCCGGTGAGCGGCCAGCAGCTTCTGCTTCAGCCCGCCGATCGGCAGCACCCGCCCGGTCAGCGACACCTCACCGGTCATGGCCACATCCGTACGGACCTGCCGGCCGGAGAGCAGCGACGCCAGCGCCGTGGTCATCGTGATGCCCGCGCTCGGGCCGTCCTTGGGCACCGCGCCCGCCGGGAAGTGGATGTGCACCCCGCGTTCCTTCAGATCCGCGACAGGCAGCTCCAGTTCGGCGCCGTGCGAGCGCAGGAAGGAGAGCGCGATCTGCGCCGACTCCTTCATGACGTCGCCGAGCTGTCCGGTGAGGGTCAGCCCCGCCGCGCCGGTCTCGGGGTCGGCCAGCGACGCCTCGACGAACAGGACATCGCCGCCAGCGCCGGTGACCGCGAGTCCGGTCGCCACGCCGGGCACCGCCGTACGGCGCTCCGCCGGGTCCTGGGCGGACTCCGGCACGTGGTGCGGGCGCCCGATCAGCGGCCGCAGCTGTGCGTCGGTGACGGTGAGCGGCAGCTCCTGGTCGCCCAGTTCGTGCTGGGCGGCGACCTTGCGCAGCAGCCTGGCGACGGCCCGCTCCAGATTCCTCACGCCCGCCTCGCGGGTGTACTCCCCCGCCAGCTTGCGCAGCGCGGAGTCGTCGAGCGTCACCTCGCCGGGCTCCAGACCCGCGCGCTCCAGCTGCCTGGGCAGCAGGTGGTCGCGGGCGATGACGACCTTCTCGTCCTCGGTGTAGCCGTCGAGCCTGACCAGCTCCATCCGGTCGAGCAGCGCCTCCGGAATGGCTTCGAGCACGTTCGCGGTGGCCAGGAACACCACATCGGACAGGTCGAGCTCTACCTCCAGGTAGTGGTCCCGGAAGGTGTGGTTCTGGGCCGGGTCGAGCACTTCGAGCAGGGCGGCCGCCGGGTCGCCCCGGAAGTCCGAGCCGACCTTGTCGATCTCGTCGAGCAGGACGACCGGGTTCATCGAGCCGGCCTCCTTGATCGCCCGCACGATCCGGCCGGGCAGCGCGCCGACGTAGGTGCGGCGGTGTCCGCGGATCTCCGCCTCGTCCCGTACGCCGCCGAGCGCGACGCGGACGAACTTGCGGCCCATGGCGTGCGCCACTCCCTCGCCGAGTGAGGTCTTGCCTACTCCGGGCGGCCCGACGAGCGCCAGTACGGCGCCGCCGCGGCGCCCGCCGACGATGCCCATGCCCCGGTCGGCACGGCGCTTGCGCACCGCCAGGTACTCGGTGATGCGCTCCTTCACGTCGTCCAGGCCGGAGTGCTCGGCGTCCAGGACGGCCTTGGCGCCCCGGATGTCGTACTCGTCCTCGGTGCGTTCGTTCCAGGGCAGTTCGAGGACGGTGTCGAGCCAGGTCCTGATCCAGGAGCCCTCGGGGCTCTGGTCGGACGAGCGTTCCAGCTTCTCGACCTCCTTGAGCGCGGCCTCCCTGACGTAGCCGGGCAGGGCGGCGGCCTCGACCCGCGACCGGTAGTCGTCGGATTCGTCGTCCGCCTCGCCGTTCAGCTCGGAGAGCTCCTTGCGTACGGCGTCCAGCTGGCGCCGGAGCAGGAACTCGCGCTGCTGCTTGTCCACGCCCTCCTGGACGTCCTTGGCGATGGACTCGGCGACGTCCTGCTCGGCGAGGTGCTCGCCCAGCCACTGGACGGCGAGCTTCAGCCGGGCCACCGGGTCGGCGGTCTCCAGCAGCTCGGTCTTCTGGGCGAGGGTGAGGAACGGCGAGTAGCCGGAGTTGTCGGCGAGGGCCGAGACGCCCTCGATCTGCTGGACGCGGTCGACGACCTGCCAGGCCCCGCGCTTCTTCAGCCAGTCGGTGGCGAGGGCCTTGTACTCCTTGACCAGCGCGGTGACGGCGCCGGGCAGCGGCTCGGGGTCGGCCTCGTCGATCCGGATCCCCTCGACCCAGAGCGCGGTGCCGGGGCCAGTGGTGCCCGCGCCGATCTGCACCCGGCCGCGGCCGCGAACGAGGGCGCCGGGGTCTCCGTCGGAGAGTCTGCCGACCTGTTCGACGGTGCCGAGGACGCCGGTGCTCGCGTAGCTGCCGTCGAGCCGCGGAACGAGAAGGACCAGCGGCTTGTTGCCGCTGGAGCGGGTGGAGGACGCCTGGGCGGCCTCCACGGCGGCACGTAC comes from the Streptomyces sp. NBC_01471 genome and includes:
- the lon gene encoding endopeptidase La — protein: MADTSTPLTLPVLPLDDEVVLPGMVVPLDLSDDGVRAAVEAAQASSTRSSGNKPLVLLVPRLDGSYASTGVLGTVEQVGRLSDGDPGALVRGRGRVQIGAGTTGPGTALWVEGIRIDEADPEPLPGAVTALVKEYKALATDWLKKRGAWQVVDRVQQIEGVSALADNSGYSPFLTLAQKTELLETADPVARLKLAVQWLGEHLAEQDVAESIAKDVQEGVDKQQREFLLRRQLDAVRKELSELNGEADDESDDYRSRVEAAALPGYVREAALKEVEKLERSSDQSPEGSWIRTWLDTVLELPWNERTEDEYDIRGAKAVLDAEHSGLDDVKERITEYLAVRKRRADRGMGIVGGRRGGAVLALVGPPGVGKTSLGEGVAHAMGRKFVRVALGGVRDEAEIRGHRRTYVGALPGRIVRAIKEAGSMNPVVLLDEIDKVGSDFRGDPAAALLEVLDPAQNHTFRDHYLEVELDLSDVVFLATANVLEAIPEALLDRMELVRLDGYTEDEKVVIARDHLLPRQLERAGLEPGEVTLDDSALRKLAGEYTREAGVRNLERAVARLLRKVAAQHELGDQELPLTVTDAQLRPLIGRPHHVPESAQDPAERRTAVPGVATGLAVTGAGGDVLFVEASLADPETGAAGLTLTGQLGDVMKESAQIALSFLRSHGAELELPVADLKERGVHIHFPAGAVPKDGPSAGITMTTALASLLSGRQVRTDVAMTGEVSLTGRVLPIGGLKQKLLAAHRAGITTVVIPKRNEADLDDVPAEVLDTLEVHPVTDVRQVLDIALSPAEVRVPAAA